The following is a genomic window from Candidatus Binataceae bacterium.
TAAGGCGACACTGTATTCTTTAGGATCGGGGAATGCGCCTCGCCGGCCTCGCCCTCTGGTTATGACGGCCGGAGTTTGAAGAGCGTATTTGGCGCGCCCGCCGGGGACTCGGAACGGCGGCAACTCAGGCAGCGAGCGGGATCTCCACGCCGCTATCCGCGATCCCCGCGGAACATTCGGCGCCATGATTTCGTCGCCAAATTCCGGCGGCGCGCGTTTCCCCGCGGTCGACCTTGACATTGAACGACCTCGCCCTTTAGCGTCAGTGCCGTTCGCGAGTTAGGAAGCCGGTGCAATTCCGGCGCGGTCGCGCCACTGTGTTGGGTTCCGCATCTTCGTTGCGCAACTCGAAAGCCAGACCTTGCCTCGCCGAATGAGTCGCTCGAAGTGGGACGCGTCATCCCAGGAGGTCTGATCATGACTGACATCGCTCTCACGCAAGTTGCCCCACCTGTTCCAGTTCCGGCACCGATCCCGGTACGCGAGCTGGCGCCTTGGCTGATCTTCGCATTGTTCCTGATGCTGGCGGTTTATTTCGTCGGCGTCGAAGAGGGTGCGACATCGATCTTTCCGGGCATGTACGTGCATGAGTTCGTGCACGATGGACGGCACCTGCTAGGCTTCCCCTGCCACTGAGGAGCGCCCCAACCATGGTGAGGACGCTCTTGATCCGGGGCATGCTCGTGGGCGTGCTCGCAGGGCTGCTTGCCTTCGGTTTCGGCGAGGTGTTTGGAGAGCCGTCGATCGACAGCGCCATCGCCTTCGAGGACCAAACGCACCAGGACCAAACGCACCAGGACCAAACGCATCATTCCATGGGCATGGAGCCCGAGATGGAGCTGGTGAGCCGCGAGGTTCAGAGCACCATTGGGCTCTTCACGGGCGTCGTGGTTTACGGCGCAGCATTGGGCGGGCTTTTTGCCCTGTCATTCGCCTACGCTTACGGCCGCCTCGGCCATCTCGCGCCCCGCGGCGTTTCGGCGTTGCTGGCGAGCTTGGGGTTCATTGCGCTGGTGCTGGTGCCGGCGCTCACCTATCCGCCGAATCCTCCTGCAGTGGGCGAGCCCGACACGATCGGACATCGCACCGCGCTTTACTTCGCGATGATGTTGATCTCCCTGATCGGCGTCACCGTGGCCGTCGCGTTCGGGCGGAGGCTCGTCGACAGGGCCGGCCTGTGGAACGCCGTGATCGTCGCCGGCGCCGCGTTCGTGGCGATCGTCGTTGTCGCGCAGTTCCTCCTGCCGACCGTCAACGAAGTTCCCGAGCACTTTCCCGCGGTCGTGCTCTGGCGGTTCCGGGTCGCGTCGCTTGGGATGCAGGTCATCCTCTGGACAACGATGGGTCTGGTCTTCGGCGCGCTCACGGAGCGAAGTCTGACGACGCGCCGCGCCTAGCGGCGCCGCGGCGCCCGTCGCCCGATCTACTCGAGCTCGGCCCAGACTACGCCTTCTTCCAATCGGCCTCGGGGCGCTATTCCGCCGGAGCGGCGGGCGGAGCAACGAGCGATGCGGGCTTCGGGATTTGGAGCCAGCCTGCCGCGACGATCGCCGCCATGAGGGCGAAAGCAGCGAGGGCATAGAGCCCGCCGGAGAAACTACCGGTGTTGGTCTTGACCCAACCGACGATCGACGGGCCGAAGAATCCTCCGAGATTTCCGATCGAATTGATCCATGCGAAACTCGCTGCCGCCGAGGTGCCTGTCAGGAACATCGAGGGTATCGCCCAGAACGGTCCCTTGGTGCCATAGAGACCGATGGCCGCAATCGACATTCCCACCAGCGACCAATAGCTCCCGACGAAGACGCCCGCGATCATGAGGCCGACCGCCGCGACCACGCAGGCCGTGAAGAGGTTCCACCGCCGCTCGTCCATGCGGTCGGAGAGCCAGCCCCATACGAGCATACTCAGGGAGCCGCAGATATACGGCACCATCCCAGCCCATCCGACCTGCATGTTCGTGAGGCCGATCTGCTTCACGATCTGCGGCAGGAAGAGCAGCAGGCCGAGGCTTGCAGTGACGATGCCGAAGAAATTGAGCGCGAGCAGGAGCACGCGCGGGTTCCAAAATGACTCCAGGAGGCCGACTTTGCGCTGCGCCTCGATCTGGCGCCGCTCGCGATCGAGCGTACGGATCAACCAATCGCGCTCTTCCGCGTTGAGCCAGCGCGCCTCGGAGGGCCGGTTCGTCAGAATGAAAGGCAGGAGGCAGCCGATGATGACCGTCGGGACCGACTCCACCAG
Proteins encoded in this region:
- a CDS encoding CbtB-domain containing protein — translated: MTDIALTQVAPPVPVPAPIPVRELAPWLIFALFLMLAVYFVGVEEGATSIFPGMYVHEFVHDGRHLLGFPCH
- a CDS encoding CbtA family protein, with the translated sequence MVRTLLIRGMLVGVLAGLLAFGFGEVFGEPSIDSAIAFEDQTHQDQTHQDQTHHSMGMEPEMELVSREVQSTIGLFTGVVVYGAALGGLFALSFAYAYGRLGHLAPRGVSALLASLGFIALVLVPALTYPPNPPAVGEPDTIGHRTALYFAMMLISLIGVTVAVAFGRRLVDRAGLWNAVIVAGAAFVAIVVVAQFLLPTVNEVPEHFPAVVLWRFRVASLGMQVILWTTMGLVFGALTERSLTTRRA
- a CDS encoding MFS transporter: MADAPERTAIRKIYLRLLPVALLIYFLCYIDRINVSFAALTMNKDLGLDASIFGIAAGAFFWGYCLFEVPSNIVLEKVGARLWLARIMVTWGLLSGATAFCVGPWSFMIVRFLLGVAEAGLYPGVLLFFTYWFPDKHRARIFAGFTLALPAAVAAGAPMSTGLMELDGIWGLAGWKWMFLVESVPTVIIGCLLPFILTNRPSEARWLNAEERDWLIRTLDRERRQIEAQRKVGLLESFWNPRVLLLALNFFGIVTASLGLLLFLPQIVKQIGLTNMQVGWAGMVPYICGSLSMLVWGWLSDRMDERRWNLFTACVVAAVGLMIAGVFVGSYWSLVGMSIAAIGLYGTKGPFWAIPSMFLTGTSAAASFAWINSIGNLGGFFGPSIVGWVKTNTGSFSGGLYALAAFALMAAIVAAGWLQIPKPASLVAPPAAPAE